A genomic stretch from Brevinematia bacterium includes:
- a CDS encoding ABC transporter ATP-binding protein yields the protein MSLIVLKDVVKEYRKGDGKESVKVTALRGINLEIEKGEFLAVMGPSGSGKTTLLNIIGCLDVPTSGEVIFNGVTLTKADENFLSEYRKKNIGFIFQSYNLIPVLTVKENIELPLTIDNTLPQEEREKRVMKLIEMVGLKGMENRFPREISGGQEQRVAIARALVKKPLFVLADEPTANLDSSTAEEIIEIMRRMNEVEGTTFIFSTHDPRVERHARRVILLKDGQIVSDERR from the coding sequence ATGAGTCTGATAGTGCTTAAAGATGTGGTCAAGGAGTATCGCAAAGGAGATGGCAAGGAAAGTGTTAAGGTTACAGCTCTTAGGGGTATAAATCTGGAGATAGAGAAGGGAGAGTTTCTTGCTGTTATGGGACCCTCTGGAAGTGGTAAAACAACACTTCTCAACATCATAGGTTGTTTAGATGTTCCTACTAGCGGGGAGGTTATATTCAACGGAGTTACCCTCACAAAAGCCGACGAAAATTTTCTTTCTGAGTATAGAAAAAAGAACATTGGATTCATATTTCAGTCATATAATCTTATTCCTGTGCTAACTGTGAAGGAGAATATAGAACTTCCTCTTACGATTGACAACACTCTTCCTCAGGAAGAGAGAGAGAAAAGAGTTATGAAACTTATTGAGATGGTTGGGCTTAAGGGTATGGAGAATAGATTCCCTAGGGAGATTTCAGGGGGTCAGGAGCAAAGGGTAGCAATTGCCAGAGCGTTAGTGAAAAAACCCTTATTTGTTCTCGCAGATGAACCTACTGCAAATTTAGACTCCTCAACCGCTGAAGAAATAATTGAGATTATGAGAAGGATGAACGAGGTAGAAGGAACAACCTTTATATTCTCAACCCACGATCCCCGTGTTGAGAGACACGCAAGAAGAGTTATACTTCTCAAAGACGGACAGATAGTTTCAGATGAAAGGAGGTAG
- a CDS encoding transcriptional regulator, with the protein MNFELDKNIHERARLLIMVALATSPDKKLSFNELKDITKLSSGNLSVQIKNLEDVGYVEVRKFFENSKPKTEVVITDRGKRSLEEYLDTIENIIKLYKGGEYESDSA; encoded by the coding sequence ATGAATTTTGAGTTAGACAAGAACATACATGAGAGGGCACGTCTTCTTATAATGGTAGCGTTGGCAACAAGTCCTGATAAGAAACTATCTTTTAATGAGCTTAAGGATATTACCAAGCTCTCTTCTGGCAATTTATCAGTGCAAATAAAGAATCTTGAAGATGTGGGGTATGTTGAGGTAAGAAAGTTTTTTGAAAATTCAAAACCCAAGACAGAGGTAGTTATCACAGATAGAGGTAAAAGATCTTTGGAAGAGTACTTAGATACAATAGAAAATATAATAAAGCTCTACAAAGGAGGGGAATATGAGTCTGATAGTGCTTAA
- the truA gene encoding tRNA pseudouridine(38-40) synthase TruA gives MKLILSYDGSYYKGWQKQKNTPNTVQETLERTLSKILGEKVRVIGAGRTDAGAHAIRQVANFKTTNTSIPVHKFKKILNDSLPHSIRIVRSEEVSLGFNARFSAKLRKYVYLMFLGEECLYPFISNYSYIPQKKEWNIEFIRELAKDFLGEHDFLAISSMRNYKSTIRFVKSLRVFRIREFMVFSIVANGFMYNMARGIVSSLLEAERRNDRNFIKSILAKDEKSKPSLVPPNGLYLHRVYY, from the coding sequence GTGAAGCTGATTTTGAGCTATGATGGTAGCTATTACAAAGGATGGCAAAAGCAAAAAAATACTCCCAATACTGTTCAGGAAACACTTGAGAGAACCTTAAGTAAAATTCTTGGAGAAAAGGTTAGGGTAATAGGAGCAGGTAGAACTGATGCCGGGGCACATGCTATACGACAGGTTGCTAATTTCAAAACAACAAACACTTCAATACCTGTGCATAAGTTTAAGAAAATACTAAACGATTCGTTACCACATAGCATAAGAATAGTTCGCTCTGAAGAAGTCTCTCTTGGCTTTAATGCAAGGTTTTCAGCTAAGCTAAGGAAATACGTATACCTTATGTTTCTAGGAGAAGAATGTCTATATCCTTTCATAAGCAACTATTCCTACATACCACAGAAGAAGGAATGGAACATTGAGTTCATCAGAGAGTTGGCTAAGGATTTCTTGGGGGAACACGATTTTCTAGCAATCTCCTCAATGAGAAACTACAAGAGCACTATCAGATTTGTAAAAAGTCTGAGAGTTTTCAGAATCAGAGAGTTTATGGTTTTCTCCATAGTTGCCAATGGGTTTATGTATAATATGGCTAGGGGTATAGTCTCATCACTGCTTGAAGCAGAAAGGAGGAATGATAGAAATTTTATTAAAAGCATTCTTGCGAAAGATGAAAAGAGCAAACCTTCATTAGTTCCTCCGAATGGACTCTACTTGCATAGGGTTTACTACTAG
- the pta gene encoding phosphate acetyltransferase, protein MIDFVSEVKAKIEGVSGSIVFPEAGDPRVLKAVDMLYREKINVKVILLGEKDFLNRVAKENNIDLSKFEVIEWKTSSWIEEFSEEFFEIRKHKGISKDECYRYISSDVNAFGAMMVRKGIADGMVSGSMSPTVEVIRAGIWIVQPKKQIKTVSSFFVIVSPDESIGDRGKLIFSDCALVVDPTPEQLADITINAVDSARIFLDAEPMVALLSYSTHGSGAGASVEKVKEAVRILKERNVDFVFDGELQFDSAISPAVSKIKCPDSKVGGKANVFIFPNLDSANIGYKIAQRIGKAKAFGPALVGLNKPVNDLSRGCSAEDIYVITLMTLLQIRYENQGQSNKPSNPE, encoded by the coding sequence ATGATAGATTTTGTTAGTGAGGTGAAAGCGAAGATTGAGGGGGTAAGTGGGAGTATAGTTTTCCCTGAAGCTGGTGATCCGAGAGTTTTGAAGGCAGTAGATATGCTGTATAGAGAAAAAATTAACGTAAAAGTTATCCTTTTAGGAGAAAAAGACTTTCTTAATAGGGTAGCTAAAGAAAATAATATTGACCTTTCCAAATTTGAAGTTATTGAGTGGAAAACTTCTAGTTGGATTGAAGAATTCAGTGAAGAGTTTTTTGAAATTAGAAAGCATAAAGGTATATCTAAGGATGAATGTTATAGATATATATCAAGTGATGTTAATGCCTTTGGAGCGATGATGGTGAGGAAGGGTATTGCAGATGGTATGGTTTCAGGAAGTATGAGTCCAACGGTAGAGGTGATAAGAGCGGGTATATGGATAGTCCAACCGAAAAAGCAGATAAAGACTGTCTCCAGTTTCTTTGTAATCGTTTCGCCGGATGAGAGTATTGGAGATAGAGGAAAACTTATTTTCTCTGACTGTGCATTAGTTGTTGATCCAACACCAGAACAGCTTGCGGACATAACTATAAACGCAGTAGACTCAGCGAGGATATTTCTAGATGCGGAGCCAATGGTTGCACTTCTTTCATACTCTACTCATGGTAGTGGTGCAGGGGCTTCCGTTGAGAAGGTAAAAGAAGCCGTGAGGATACTGAAAGAGAGAAATGTTGATTTTGTTTTTGACGGGGAGCTACAGTTTGACTCTGCAATATCGCCAGCAGTGTCAAAAATAAAGTGCCCTGACTCAAAAGTTGGTGGTAAAGCAAATGTTTTCATTTTCCCTAACCTAGATTCAGCAAATATAGGGTACAAAATAGCTCAAAGGATAGGTAAAGCTAAAGCTTTTGGACCTGCGTTAGTTGGACTTAATAAGCCGGTTAATGATCTATCCCGTGGTTGCTCTGCAGAAGATATATACGTCATAACTCTGATGACCTTGTTGCAGATAAGATACGAAAACCAAGGTCAGTCAAACAAACCCTCTAACCCAGAGTAA
- a CDS encoding RecX family transcriptional regulator: MDKKILGRVYKYLSLKPRTKKEVKEYILRKFNLPLSEVENIVNYLCKNGFIDDDFVKESYVHSRILKGFGRKYIKHKLMLRGIRVEDNEITLDIDRVVGVVLRRYGKEIAEGDRVKIKAKIHRFLLRRGFSKNEVNLIISKILDNLDNR, from the coding sequence GTGGATAAAAAGATCCTAGGTAGGGTTTATAAATACCTATCACTAAAGCCTAGAACCAAAAAGGAGGTAAAAGAGTATATCTTGAGAAAATTTAATTTACCTCTATCAGAAGTAGAGAATATAGTAAACTATCTCTGCAAGAATGGGTTTATAGATGACGATTTTGTAAAAGAGTCTTACGTACATTCAAGGATACTAAAAGGTTTTGGGAGGAAGTATATAAAGCATAAACTCATGCTTAGAGGTATAAGGGTTGAAGATAACGAGATAACTCTTGATATAGATAGGGTAGTTGGGGTTGTGCTAAGGAGATATGGGAAGGAAATTGCAGAGGGGGACAGGGTGAAAATAAAAGCTAAAATACACAGATTTCTTCTGAGAAGAGGATTCTCTAAAAATGAGGTGAATTTGATAATTAGCAAGATTTTGGACAATTTGGACAATAGGTAA
- a CDS encoding GAF domain-containing SpoIIE family protein phosphatase: MPLDFFQVTKIFISFVMLIFMFLEFQRNKNKEFLLLGIIFSILFAKEITYIAINLYGSFYLVHKDPTTGEIIKSLQNENLFNLRFFLWHIFEVIFVISFSYSFLFLIGSLKKRGNIVNVITLSVNIVALIGLLSAVLVSIKDPLNVLIKIGNNETQVVVTQKFASFLLESWWIYGLWKTGLIIYSIVPVARVYGFTAQMLPHIYVSKFLYVITGSLFGTLYLFSSIVFIQATKGIGYYILELAGCIFLVATAYKIFRADVMDMDFRIQDLEKEKSLIIELMREIGDTLSVELDMDKVFAKIIDAAIEGTSSKAAAILLKDPTGDTLSVKYVKGLFPPVKPIRVDQSVVLKESQIVEIFKSTKIAVGDTYIGLPASTGETLFIKDAEEDPRVLQTAKGIADIKSVIVTPLKLQDNIMGVLAVLNKSAGASHTQSDLSLIQTLADQAAVTIRQFEMYKEIVEKKQAERDLSIASEIQMSLLPRKFPSTQKLDMYGFSIPAKGVGGDYFDYIKFGQDKLAMIIADVSGKGVPAALIMVMIRSITRTVASLDKDANIVLSQLNNSLSGDIVEDRYATAFYCVLDAERRILNYSNAGHGPLLLFRSKTREFELLDTEGMPVGIMPGMDYGQDFVILDKGDIGVLYTDGITEAMNNSHDLYGLERLQNVIFKHHELSAKEISEKVLEDVNAFVAGAPQHDDETMIIFKVL; the protein is encoded by the coding sequence ATGCCTTTGGATTTTTTCCAAGTGACAAAGATATTTATTTCTTTTGTGATGTTAATATTTATGTTTCTTGAGTTCCAGAGGAACAAGAACAAGGAATTTTTGCTGTTAGGAATCATCTTTAGTATCCTTTTTGCTAAGGAGATAACATATATAGCTATAAACCTATATGGGTCTTTCTATTTGGTCCACAAAGATCCAACTACAGGAGAGATAATAAAATCTCTGCAGAATGAGAACCTATTTAATCTGAGGTTTTTCTTGTGGCACATTTTTGAGGTAATATTTGTTATTTCTTTTTCTTACTCATTTTTGTTTTTGATCGGTTCATTGAAGAAAAGAGGAAACATAGTAAATGTGATAACGCTGAGTGTTAACATTGTTGCATTGATAGGATTGCTTTCAGCGGTTTTGGTTTCAATTAAAGATCCTTTGAATGTTCTTATAAAAATAGGGAACAACGAAACACAAGTTGTGGTTACTCAGAAGTTTGCAAGTTTTCTACTGGAGAGCTGGTGGATATATGGGTTATGGAAAACTGGCCTAATAATATACTCTATAGTTCCCGTAGCTAGGGTTTACGGATTTACTGCGCAGATGTTGCCACATATTTATGTGTCTAAGTTTCTTTACGTTATTACTGGTTCTTTATTTGGTACTCTTTATTTATTCTCTTCAATAGTGTTTATACAGGCTACGAAAGGTATTGGTTATTACATTCTTGAATTAGCAGGTTGTATATTTCTGGTTGCTACTGCTTACAAAATATTCAGAGCCGATGTTATGGATATGGACTTTAGAATACAGGATTTAGAGAAGGAGAAATCGCTGATAATAGAGCTTATGAGGGAGATAGGTGATACTCTGTCAGTAGAGCTTGATATGGATAAGGTTTTCGCTAAGATAATTGACGCTGCTATTGAGGGAACTTCCTCAAAAGCTGCAGCTATTCTTTTAAAGGATCCGACGGGTGATACCTTAAGTGTTAAGTATGTCAAGGGGCTTTTCCCGCCGGTTAAGCCTATAAGGGTTGATCAATCTGTTGTGCTTAAAGAAAGTCAGATTGTTGAAATATTTAAGTCTACTAAGATTGCTGTAGGGGATACATATATAGGATTACCTGCAAGCACTGGTGAAACGTTGTTTATAAAAGATGCCGAAGAGGATCCAAGAGTTCTGCAAACTGCTAAGGGTATTGCTGATATAAAGTCGGTCATAGTAACTCCTCTCAAGCTTCAGGATAACATAATGGGAGTATTGGCTGTTTTAAATAAGTCTGCTGGAGCTTCGCATACTCAGAGTGATTTATCACTCATACAGACACTTGCAGATCAAGCAGCGGTGACCATAAGGCAATTTGAGATGTATAAGGAGATTGTTGAGAAGAAGCAAGCTGAGAGGGATTTAAGTATAGCAAGTGAAATTCAGATGAGTCTGCTTCCCAGAAAGTTTCCATCAACCCAAAAACTTGATATGTACGGTTTTTCTATTCCTGCTAAGGGTGTAGGGGGAGATTACTTTGACTACATAAAGTTTGGGCAAGATAAACTTGCTATGATTATAGCAGATGTTTCGGGAAAAGGAGTTCCAGCAGCATTGATAATGGTTATGATCCGAAGTATTACTAGGACTGTAGCTTCTCTTGATAAAGATGCGAATATCGTGCTATCACAGCTTAACAATTCCTTAAGTGGTGATATTGTTGAAGATAGGTATGCTACAGCATTCTACTGTGTGCTTGATGCTGAAAGAAGAATACTTAACTACTCTAATGCAGGACATGGGCCTTTGCTATTGTTTAGGAGCAAGACGAGAGAATTTGAATTGCTTGACACCGAAGGAATGCCGGTTGGTATTATGCCGGGGATGGACTACGGGCAGGACTTTGTAATACTTGATAAAGGTGATATAGGTGTTCTTTACACTGATGGTATAACCGAAGCTATGAATAATTCACACGATTTATACGGTCTAGAAAGACTCCAAAATGTTATATTCAAGCATCATGAACTTTCTGCTAAAGAGATAAGTGAAAAAGTGCTAGAGGATGTTAATGCTTTTGTTGCAGGTGCTCCACAGCATGATGATGAGACTATGATCATATTCAAGGTATTGTGA